A genome region from Nycticebus coucang isolate mNycCou1 chromosome 22, mNycCou1.pri, whole genome shotgun sequence includes the following:
- the LOC128574680 gene encoding procathepsin L-like, with protein sequence MNLLLILAAFCVEITSAASTFDGSLDAHWYRWKANHRKLYGMNEGGWRRAVWEKNMKMIELHNQEYSQGKHGFTMAMNAFGDMTNEEFRQVRNGFQNQKHKKEKFQEPSFLEVPKSVVWREKGYVTPVKNQGSCRAFSATDALEGQMFWKTGKLISLSEQSLVNYSRLQGNEGCKGGLMGYTFQYIKENGGLDSEESYPYDAMDESCKYRLEYTIANDTGFVDVPKEEKTLMKAITIVGPVSVAVDAGQESFQFCKESVYFESDCSSEDVDHGVLVVGYRSEKTECDNNKYWLVKNSWGEEWGLSGYIKMAKDQKNHRGIASSSQPCELTDSDEETLDWGQRVQRRNFILKLTSPNCVEYILESLKIRV encoded by the coding sequence ATGAATCTTTTACTCATCCTGGCTGCCTTTTGTGTGGAAATAACCTCAGCTGCTTCAACGTTTGATGGCAGTTTAGATGCACACTGGTATCGGTGGAAGGCAAATCACAGAAAACTGTATGGCATGAATGAAGGAGGATGGAGGAGAGCAGTGTGGgagaagaatatgaaaatgattGAACTGCACAATCAGGAATACAGTCAAGGGAAACATGGCTTCACAATGGCAATGAATGCCTTTGGTGACATGACCAATGAAGAATTCAGGCAGGTGAGGAATGGCTTTCAAAACCAGAAGcacaagaaggaaaaattccaAGAGCCTTCATTTCTTGAGGTCCCCAAATCAGTGGTCTGGAGAGAGAAAGGCTATGTGACTCCTGTGAAGAATCAGGGTTCTTGTAGGGCTTTTAGTGCAACTGATGCCCTTGAAGGACAGATGTTCTGGAAAACTGGCAAACTTATCTCACTGAGTGAGCAGAGCCTGGTGAACTACTCTCGGCTTCAAGGCAATGAAGGCTGCAAAGGTGGCCTAATGGGCTATACCTTTCAGTATATTAAGGAGAACGGAGGCCTGGACTCTGAAGAATCTTATCCGTATGATGCAATGGATGAATCCTGTAAGTACAGGCTTGAGTATACCATTGCAAATGACACTGGCTTCGTAGATGTCCCTAAAGAGGAGAAGACCCTGATGAAGGCCATAACAATTGTGGGGCCTGTCTCTGTTGCTGTTGATGCAGGCCAAGAGTCTTTCCAGTTCTGTAAAGAAAGTGTTTATTTTGAGTCAGACTGTAGCAGTGAAGATGTGGATCATGGTGTACTGGTGGTTGGCTACAGATCTGAAAAAACAGAATGTGATAACAATAAGTATTGGCTGGTGAAGAACAGCTGGGGTGAAGAATGGGGCTTAAGTGGTTACATAAAGATGGCCAAAGACCAGAAAAACCACCGTGGAATCGCCAGCAGCAGCCAGCCGTGTGAACTGACAGACAGTGATGAGGAGACACTTGACTGGGGACAGCGTGTGCAGAGAAGGAACTTTATCTTAAAACTGACCAGCCCCAACTGTGTGGAATATATACTTGAATCATTGAAGATCCGAGTGTGA